From Rhizobium sp. NZLR1, a single genomic window includes:
- the gloA gene encoding lactoylglutathione lyase, with product MRYLHTMVRVKDLDASLAFYTTLFGLEEIRRHENEKGRFTLVFLAARDDLDRARSEKAPCLELTYNWDTEDYSGGRNFGHLAYEVDDIYATCQNLMDNGITINRPPRDGNMAFVRSPDGISIEILQKGSPLAAAEPWASMGNTGAW from the coding sequence ATGCGTTATCTTCACACAATGGTACGCGTCAAAGACCTGGACGCCTCGCTCGCTTTTTACACCACGCTGTTCGGGCTGGAGGAGATTCGCCGCCACGAAAACGAGAAGGGTCGCTTCACCCTGGTTTTCCTGGCGGCTCGCGACGATCTCGACCGTGCACGCAGCGAAAAGGCTCCCTGCCTCGAGCTTACCTACAACTGGGACACGGAAGATTATAGCGGAGGACGCAATTTCGGCCACCTCGCGTATGAGGTCGACGATATTTACGCAACCTGCCAGAATCTGATGGACAACGGCATCACCATCAACCGGCCGCCGCGCGACGGGAACATGGCCTTCGTCCGCTCGCCCGACGGCATCTCGATCGAAATCCTGCAGAAGGGCAGCCCGCTTGCCGCCGCCGAACCCTGGGCCTCGATGGGCAATACCGGCGCCTGGTAA
- the phaC gene encoding class I poly(R)-hydroxyalkanoic acid synthase produces the protein MVTDSKRENGGQKNGGKAGFDATDLDPYLLKDPETMAMNFARALENLGQAASAWLAPRERGEISQTAVDPMTDMVKTLSKVTEYWIADPRRTFEAQTQLMSSFFGIWMRSMQRMQATHMQGEPLHAEPDTRKDKRFSDEDWQKNPFFDFLRQVYFVTTDWAEKLVSETDGLDEHTKHKAGFYVKQITAALSPSNFIATNPQLYRETIATSGENLVRGMKMLAEDIAAGNGDLRLRQTDMTKFVVGRDMALTPGKVIAQNDICQIIQYEASTETVLKRPLLICPPWINKFYILDLNPQKSFIKWCVDQGQTAFVISWVNPDARHADKDWTSYAREGIDFALETIEKATGEKDVNAVGYCVGGTLLAATLALHAKEKNKRIKTATLFTTQVDFTHAGDLKVFVDEEQLTALEEHMQAAGYLDGSKMSMAFNMLRASELIWPYFVNNYLKGQDPLPFDLLFWNADSTRMAAANHAFYLRNCYLRNALTQNEMVLDGKPVSLKDVKIPIYNLATREDHIAPAKSVFLGSQFFGGKVEFVVTGSGHISGVVNPPDKKKYQFWTGGPAKGEYETWLERATETPGSWWPHWQTWIETHDSRRVPARKPGGDALNAIEEAPGSYVMERA, from the coding sequence ATGGTGACCGACAGCAAGCGGGAGAATGGCGGCCAGAAGAATGGCGGCAAAGCCGGTTTCGATGCGACCGATCTCGATCCCTATCTGTTGAAGGATCCCGAGACCATGGCGATGAATTTCGCCCGGGCGCTCGAAAATCTCGGACAGGCCGCCTCGGCATGGCTTGCGCCGCGCGAACGCGGCGAGATCAGCCAAACCGCCGTCGATCCGATGACCGACATGGTCAAGACGCTTTCCAAGGTCACCGAATACTGGATTGCCGATCCCCGCCGCACCTTCGAGGCGCAGACCCAGCTGATGTCCTCGTTCTTCGGCATCTGGATGCGCTCGATGCAGCGGATGCAAGCTACGCACATGCAGGGCGAGCCTCTGCATGCCGAGCCGGACACCCGCAAGGACAAGCGCTTCTCCGACGAAGACTGGCAGAAGAACCCGTTTTTCGATTTTCTGCGCCAGGTCTATTTCGTTACGACCGACTGGGCGGAGAAGCTGGTGTCGGAGACCGACGGACTCGACGAGCACACCAAGCACAAGGCCGGCTTCTACGTGAAGCAGATCACGGCAGCACTTTCGCCCAGCAACTTCATCGCCACCAATCCCCAGCTCTACCGCGAGACGATCGCAACCAGCGGCGAAAACCTGGTGCGGGGGATGAAGATGCTTGCCGAGGACATCGCTGCCGGAAACGGCGATCTTCGCCTTCGCCAGACCGACATGACGAAATTCGTCGTCGGCCGCGACATGGCGCTGACACCGGGCAAGGTGATCGCCCAAAACGACATCTGCCAGATCATCCAGTACGAGGCTTCGACCGAAACGGTGCTGAAGCGGCCGCTGCTGATCTGCCCGCCCTGGATCAACAAGTTTTATATTCTCGATCTCAACCCGCAGAAATCCTTCATCAAATGGTGCGTCGACCAGGGTCAGACCGCCTTCGTCATTTCCTGGGTCAACCCGGATGCGCGCCACGCCGATAAGGACTGGACGTCCTATGCCCGCGAGGGCATCGATTTCGCGCTCGAGACGATCGAGAAGGCGACCGGCGAAAAGGACGTCAACGCCGTCGGCTACTGCGTCGGCGGCACGCTGCTAGCGGCAACGCTGGCGCTGCATGCCAAGGAGAAGAACAAGCGCATCAAGACTGCGACGCTCTTTACCACCCAGGTCGATTTCACCCATGCCGGCGATCTCAAGGTCTTCGTCGACGAGGAGCAGCTGACAGCGCTTGAGGAGCATATGCAGGCGGCCGGCTATCTCGACGGCTCGAAGATGTCGATGGCCTTCAACATGCTGCGGGCTTCCGAGCTGATCTGGCCTTATTTCGTCAACAACTACCTCAAGGGCCAGGATCCCCTGCCCTTCGACCTGTTGTTCTGGAACGCCGATTCGACCCGCATGGCGGCGGCAAACCATGCCTTCTACCTGCGCAATTGCTATTTGAGGAATGCGCTGACGCAGAACGAGATGGTCCTCGACGGCAAGCCGGTGTCGCTGAAAGACGTCAAGATCCCGATCTATAATCTCGCCACCCGCGAGGATCACATAGCGCCTGCGAAGTCCGTCTTTCTCGGCAGCCAGTTTTTCGGCGGCAAGGTGGAATTCGTCGTCACCGGCTCGGGACATATCTCCGGCGTCGTCAACCCGCCCGACAAGAAGAAATATCAATTCTGGACGGGCGGCCCCGCCAAGGGCGAGTACGAGACCTGGCTCGAGCGGGCAACCGAGACACCTGGATCGTGGTGGCCGCACTGGCAGACCTGGATCGAGACCCATGACAGCAGGCGCGTGCCAGCGCGCAAACCGGGCGGCGATGCGCTGAATGCGATCGAAGAAGCCCCGGGAAGTTATGTGATGGAACGCGCCTGA
- a CDS encoding aminotransferase class I/II-fold pyridoxal phosphate-dependent enzyme, with translation MFSISKRSEVEPFHAMDVLAEATKRRAAGQPVISMAVGQPSHPAPQAALEAARAALAEGRIGYTDALGTALLKSALARHYKDRHGLEIDPKRIAITTGSSAGFNLAFLSLFDAGDAVAIARPGYPAYRNILGALGLKVVEVPVTAETHFTLTPESLEAAQKESGVTLKGVLLASPANPTGTVTARDGLKALADYCAAHSIAFISDEIYHGLTFAGEEASALELTDEAIVINSFSKYYCMTGWRIGWMVLPERLVRPIERVAQSLYISPPELSQIAATAALGAGDELDLYKASYAANRDLLMRRLPEIGLAIASPMDGAFYAYLDVTRFTNDSMGFAKRMLAEIDVAATPGLDFDPLEGHRTLRLSYAGSEAEIAEAVERIATWLK, from the coding sequence TTGTTTTCCATATCGAAACGCAGCGAAGTCGAGCCATTTCATGCCATGGACGTCCTGGCGGAGGCGACGAAAAGGCGGGCGGCCGGCCAGCCCGTTATCTCGATGGCGGTCGGTCAGCCCTCGCATCCCGCCCCTCAGGCTGCCCTTGAAGCAGCGCGCGCAGCTCTTGCCGAAGGCCGGATCGGTTATACCGATGCGCTGGGAACGGCGCTGCTGAAATCGGCACTTGCCCGGCACTATAAGGATCGCCACGGCCTGGAGATCGATCCCAAGCGGATCGCCATCACCACCGGTTCCTCGGCCGGCTTCAACCTCGCCTTCCTGTCGCTCTTCGATGCCGGCGATGCTGTGGCGATCGCAAGGCCTGGTTATCCCGCATATCGCAATATCCTCGGCGCGCTTGGCTTGAAGGTTGTCGAAGTGCCGGTAACGGCCGAGACCCACTTCACCCTGACGCCTGAGAGCCTCGAGGCGGCGCAGAAGGAAAGCGGCGTGACGCTGAAAGGCGTGCTGCTCGCAAGCCCCGCCAACCCGACCGGCACGGTGACCGCTCGCGATGGGCTGAAAGCGCTCGCGGACTACTGCGCGGCCCATTCCATCGCCTTCATCTCCGATGAAATCTATCACGGGCTGACCTTCGCCGGCGAGGAGGCCAGCGCGCTGGAGCTGACCGACGAGGCGATCGTCATCAACTCCTTCTCCAAATATTACTGCATGACCGGCTGGCGAATCGGCTGGATGGTGCTGCCGGAGCGCCTGGTGCGGCCGATCGAGCGGGTGGCGCAAAGCCTTTATATCTCTCCGCCCGAACTTTCCCAGATCGCCGCCACGGCCGCGCTCGGTGCCGGCGACGAACTCGATCTTTATAAGGCGAGCTATGCCGCCAACCGCGACTTGCTGATGCGCCGCCTGCCGGAGATCGGCCTTGCGATCGCGTCACCGATGGACGGCGCCTTCTACGCCTATCTCGACGTCACCCGCTTCACCAATGACAGCATGGGTTTTGCCAAGCGCATGCTCGCGGAAATCGACGTCGCCGCAACACCCGGCCTCGACTTCGATCCGCTGGAAGGACATCGAACCCTGCGTCTGTCTTATGCGGGCTCGGAAGCCGAGATCGCCGAGGCGGTGGAGCGAATCGCAACCTGGTTGAAATAG
- a CDS encoding LL-diaminopimelate aminotransferase encodes MEEFHKVRRLPPYVFEQVNRLKASARAGGADIIDLGMGNPDLPTPQSIVDKLCEVVQDPRTHRYSSSKGIPGLRRAQAAYYARRFGVKLNPDTQVVATLGSKEGFANMAQAITAPGDVILCPNPTYPIHAFGFLMAGGVIRSMSVEPDESFFPPLERAVRHSIPKPLALILNYPSNPTALVATLDFYKDVIAFAKKHDIIVLSDLAYSEIYFDGAPPPSVLEVPGAMDMTVEFTSMSKTFSMPGWRMGFAVGNERLIAALTRVKSYLDYGAFTPIQVAATHALNGDGSDIAEVRNVYKRRRDVMVESFGKAGFDVPPPAATMFAWAKIPEKFRHLGSLEFSKLLVEKADVAVAPGIGFGEQGDDYVRLALVENEHRIRQAARNIKKFMSTADETMHNVISLNAHR; translated from the coding sequence ATGGAAGAGTTTCACAAAGTCCGGCGTTTGCCGCCTTATGTTTTCGAACAGGTCAACCGTTTGAAGGCAAGCGCGCGAGCGGGCGGTGCCGATATCATCGATCTCGGCATGGGAAACCCCGACCTTCCCACTCCTCAGTCGATCGTCGACAAGCTGTGCGAAGTCGTGCAGGATCCGCGCACGCACCGTTATTCGTCTTCCAAGGGCATTCCGGGGCTGCGCCGCGCTCAGGCCGCTTATTATGCCCGCCGTTTCGGCGTCAAGCTCAACCCGGATACGCAAGTGGTCGCTACCTTGGGCTCCAAGGAAGGCTTTGCAAACATGGCGCAGGCGATCACCGCGCCGGGCGACGTCATCCTCTGCCCGAACCCGACCTATCCGATCCATGCCTTCGGCTTCCTGATGGCGGGCGGCGTCATCCGCTCCATGTCGGTGGAGCCGGACGAAAGCTTTTTCCCGCCGCTTGAGCGCGCGGTCCGGCATTCGATCCCGAAGCCCTTGGCGCTGATCCTCAACTACCCCTCGAACCCGACGGCCCTTGTCGCGACGCTCGATTTCTACAAAGACGTCATTGCCTTCGCCAAGAAGCACGACATCATCGTGCTCTCCGACCTTGCCTATTCGGAAATCTATTTCGACGGCGCCCCACCGCCGTCGGTTCTCGAAGTGCCGGGTGCAATGGATATGACGGTCGAGTTCACCTCGATGTCGAAGACATTCTCCATGCCCGGCTGGCGCATGGGCTTTGCCGTCGGCAACGAGCGGCTGATCGCGGCGCTCACCCGCGTCAAGTCCTATCTCGATTACGGCGCCTTCACGCCGATCCAGGTGGCGGCGACGCATGCGCTGAACGGCGACGGCTCCGACATTGCTGAGGTTCGCAATGTCTATAAACGTCGCCGCGACGTCATGGTCGAAAGCTTCGGCAAGGCCGGCTTCGACGTACCGCCGCCGGCTGCCACCATGTTCGCCTGGGCGAAGATCCCGGAAAAGTTCCGTCATCTCGGTTCGCTCGAGTTTTCCAAACTGCTGGTCGAGAAGGCTGACGTCGCCGTTGCCCCGGGCATCGGCTTCGGCGAACAGGGCGACGACTACGTTCGTCTGGCGCTTGTCGAGAATGAACACCGCATCCGCCAGGCTGCGCGCAACATCAAGAAGTTCATGTCGACGGCAGACGAAACGATGCACAACGTCATTTCGCTGAACGCGCACCGCTAA
- the recJ gene encoding single-stranded-DNA-specific exonuclease RecJ, translated as MADLVDPVQRAFLGVEKSALDNRWVARLDQAGQNRALAMSQIHGLPDLIARVLAGRGVTVDEAIEFLDPTIRSLMPDPHRLTDCEKAATRLLSAIERGESVAIFGDYDVDGAASSALMFRFLSHFGVKANIYIPDRVFEGYGPNPAAINQLIDNGARLIVTVDCGSTSHEALAAAAARNIDVVVIDHHQVTHELPPCHALVNPNREDDLSGQGHLCAAGVVFMVLVATLRLLRAAGNKRILALDLLQWLDIVALATVCDVVPLKGLNRAYVVKGLVAARHQSNAGLAALFRKAGLAGPVTPYHFGFLIGPRINAGGRIGDAALGSRLLTLDDAGEADVIAQRLDELNGERQAMETIMLQEAEAEALAEYGDGEGASVIVTAHEKWHPGIVGLIAARLKEKFKRPAFAIAFDPSGRGTGSGRSINGFDMGRMVRAAVDEGILVKGGGHAMAAGLTVERADLGRLRTFFTEKSARTVANLVANETLKIDGAIGASGATLELIDRLEAAGPYGSGHAQPLFAVPAHRVRDARLVGEKHVKVTMEAMDGSRLDGIAFRAADTPLGNLLLNSRGASLHVVGSLGAEHYQGARRIQLRVCDAAPAK; from the coding sequence ATGGCAGATCTCGTTGATCCGGTACAGCGCGCGTTTCTCGGCGTGGAGAAATCCGCGCTCGACAATCGCTGGGTCGCGCGGCTCGACCAGGCCGGGCAGAACCGGGCGCTCGCCATGTCGCAGATCCACGGCCTGCCGGATCTGATCGCTCGCGTGCTGGCCGGGCGCGGCGTGACGGTGGACGAGGCGATCGAATTCCTCGATCCGACGATCCGCAGCCTGATGCCCGATCCCCATAGGCTGACCGATTGCGAAAAGGCGGCAACCCGCCTCCTGAGCGCCATCGAGCGCGGCGAGAGCGTTGCGATCTTCGGCGACTACGACGTCGACGGCGCGGCCTCCTCGGCGCTAATGTTTCGCTTCCTCAGCCATTTCGGCGTCAAAGCGAACATCTATATTCCCGACCGCGTCTTTGAAGGTTACGGCCCCAATCCGGCGGCGATCAACCAGTTGATCGACAACGGCGCCCGGTTGATCGTCACTGTCGATTGCGGCTCGACCAGCCACGAGGCGCTGGCCGCCGCCGCCGCCCGCAACATCGATGTCGTCGTCATCGATCACCACCAGGTGACACATGAGCTGCCGCCCTGCCATGCGCTCGTCAATCCGAACCGCGAGGACGATCTCTCGGGGCAGGGGCATCTTTGCGCCGCCGGTGTGGTCTTCATGGTGCTGGTCGCGACGCTGAGGCTGCTACGCGCCGCCGGCAACAAGCGCATCCTCGCGCTCGACCTCTTGCAATGGCTGGATATCGTCGCACTGGCGACGGTCTGCGATGTCGTACCGCTGAAGGGCCTCAACCGCGCCTATGTGGTGAAGGGGCTGGTCGCTGCCCGCCACCAGAGCAATGCCGGGCTTGCAGCCCTCTTCCGCAAGGCCGGGCTCGCAGGCCCGGTGACACCCTATCATTTCGGCTTCCTGATCGGCCCGCGCATCAATGCCGGCGGGCGGATCGGCGATGCGGCACTCGGAAGCCGGCTGCTGACGCTCGACGACGCCGGGGAGGCTGACGTGATCGCCCAGCGCCTCGACGAGCTCAACGGCGAGCGCCAGGCGATGGAGACCATCATGCTGCAGGAGGCGGAAGCCGAGGCGCTCGCCGAATATGGCGACGGCGAGGGCGCCTCCGTCATCGTCACCGCCCATGAGAAATGGCATCCCGGCATCGTCGGGCTGATCGCGGCGCGGCTGAAGGAAAAGTTCAAACGCCCCGCCTTTGCAATCGCATTCGATCCTTCCGGCCGCGGCACCGGCTCGGGCCGCTCCATCAACGGCTTCGACATGGGCAGGATGGTGCGGGCTGCCGTCGACGAGGGGATCCTCGTCAAGGGCGGAGGCCACGCCATGGCCGCCGGGTTGACGGTCGAGCGCGCCGATCTCGGCAGGCTGAGGACCTTCTTCACCGAGAAGTCGGCAAGGACTGTGGCGAACCTCGTCGCCAACGAGACGCTGAAGATCGACGGTGCGATCGGCGCCAGCGGCGCCACGCTCGAACTCATCGACCGCCTGGAGGCCGCCGGCCCATATGGCTCCGGCCATGCACAACCGCTCTTTGCCGTGCCGGCACATCGTGTGCGCGACGCGCGCTTGGTCGGCGAGAAACATGTAAAGGTGACGATGGAGGCAATGGACGGATCGCGGCTCGACGGCATCGCCTTCCGCGCCGCCGATACGCCACTTGGTAATCTTCTCCTCAACTCACGCGGCGCCAGCCTGCACGTGGTGGGTTCGCTGGGCGCCGAGCATTATCAAGGCGCCCGCCGCATCCAGCTGCGCGTCTGCGATGCTGCGCCGGCAAAATAA
- a CDS encoding D-Ala-D-Ala carboxypeptidase family metallohydrolase, which produces MRNIEMRMPLTGALLIATSVLALSGCASDKKALDSAAAVPAAQAAVPQLAQAAPAKNAPRSMYSDPRLVNVSGAQAAPQVVAEGPNAAVPPADPATAAPANIGGLVLQSTRINAQAMSIFSDHQPAPQNNGTSTVIQPEAYAPVQGAVPARSSVYSQPPASAQPAEPVLPQQSSQNGSTQPAPVQTASLATDGSPAPTMNALYSAPKQNLLGSLSGLLHKAALPGMTRIAPNGLHLQNDKVEVSCFKPELLSVIKTVESHFGRPVIVTSGYRDEEHNRLVGGADESMHKSCEAADIQIDGVTKSDIAAYIRSLPNRGGVGTYCHTDSVHLDTGKTRDWNWGCGGKRAPTATARAI; this is translated from the coding sequence TTGCGTAACATTGAGATGCGGATGCCCCTGACGGGCGCTTTGCTGATCGCCACTTCGGTGCTGGCGCTGTCCGGCTGTGCGTCAGACAAGAAGGCGCTCGACTCTGCGGCAGCGGTTCCAGCGGCGCAAGCCGCGGTACCGCAGCTTGCTCAGGCAGCGCCTGCAAAAAATGCCCCACGCTCAATGTACTCGGACCCCCGGCTCGTCAACGTCTCCGGCGCCCAAGCCGCGCCGCAGGTCGTCGCTGAGGGTCCGAATGCCGCCGTCCCGCCGGCCGATCCGGCGACGGCAGCACCTGCCAATATCGGCGGGCTCGTGCTGCAATCGACCAGGATCAACGCGCAGGCGATGAGCATCTTTTCGGATCATCAGCCGGCGCCGCAGAACAACGGCACGTCCACCGTCATTCAGCCGGAGGCCTATGCGCCGGTTCAAGGTGCAGTACCCGCAAGAAGCAGCGTCTACAGCCAGCCGCCTGCATCGGCACAACCGGCGGAGCCGGTGCTGCCCCAGCAATCCTCGCAGAATGGCAGCACCCAGCCTGCACCCGTTCAAACGGCGTCGTTGGCGACAGACGGCAGTCCGGCCCCGACGATGAACGCGCTCTACAGCGCGCCGAAGCAGAACCTGCTCGGCAGCCTTTCCGGCCTTCTGCACAAGGCTGCCCTGCCCGGCATGACGCGTATCGCGCCGAACGGGCTGCATCTCCAGAACGACAAGGTCGAGGTCAGCTGCTTCAAGCCCGAGCTGCTGAGTGTGATCAAGACGGTCGAAAGCCATTTCGGCCGCCCTGTTATCGTCACTTCAGGTTATCGCGACGAAGAGCATAACCGCCTGGTCGGCGGCGCCGACGAATCGATGCACAAGAGCTGCGAGGCGGCCGACATCCAGATCGACGGCGTGACGAAATCGGATATCGCCGCCTATATTCGCTCGCTGCCGAACCGCGGCGGTGTCGGCACCTATTGCCACACGGATTCGGTCCATCTCGATACCGGCAAAACCCGCGACTGGAACTGGGGCTGCGGCGGCAAACGCGCGCCGACGGCGACCGCAAGAGCGATCTGA
- a CDS encoding homoserine dehydrogenase has protein sequence MADALKIGIAGLGTVGASLVRIIQQKSNELAVTCGRPITITAVSARDRARDRGIDLATVTWFDRPEELAEKGDIDVFVELMGGAEGAANVSVRAALQRGLHVVTANKALLAYHGVELATIAEEKGALLNFEAAVAGGIPVIKALRESLTGNSVSRIYGIMNGTCNYILTKMEKEGLSFAECLKEAQRLGYAEADPAFDIEGNDTAHKLSILTTLAFGNRIAADDIYLEGITNISIEDIHAAAELGYRIKLLGVAQRTDTGIEQRVHPTMVPVDSVIAQVDGVTNAVAIESDVLGELLMVGPGAGGNATASSVLGDIADIAKSQPGAQRVPVLGHPAKALEPYRKAQMQSHEGGYFIRLTVLDRTGVFASVATRMAENNISLESIVQRSKQHLAPSHHQTIILVTHATMEESVRKAVASIKSEGYLFGEPQVIRIERPKEDG, from the coding sequence ATGGCAGATGCCCTCAAAATCGGCATTGCGGGCTTGGGCACCGTCGGCGCCTCGCTAGTCCGCATCATCCAGCAGAAGAGCAACGAGCTTGCCGTCACCTGCGGGCGTCCGATCACCATTACCGCGGTTTCCGCGCGTGACAGGGCGAGGGACCGCGGCATCGATCTTGCCACTGTCACCTGGTTCGACCGGCCGGAAGAGCTTGCTGAAAAGGGCGATATCGACGTCTTCGTCGAGCTGATGGGCGGCGCCGAAGGGGCTGCCAACGTTTCCGTGCGCGCCGCACTCCAGCGTGGTCTCCATGTGGTGACAGCCAATAAGGCGCTGCTTGCCTATCACGGCGTCGAGCTCGCAACGATCGCCGAGGAGAAGGGCGCGTTGCTGAATTTCGAGGCGGCAGTCGCCGGCGGCATCCCCGTCATCAAGGCGCTGCGTGAATCGCTGACCGGGAATTCCGTCTCGCGCATCTATGGCATCATGAACGGCACCTGCAATTACATCCTGACCAAGATGGAGAAGGAGGGGCTTTCCTTCGCCGAGTGCCTGAAGGAAGCGCAGCGCCTCGGTTATGCCGAGGCCGATCCGGCCTTCGACATCGAGGGCAACGACACCGCCCACAAGCTGTCCATCCTGACGACGCTTGCCTTCGGCAATCGCATCGCCGCCGATGACATCTATCTCGAAGGCATCACCAACATCTCGATCGAGGATATCCACGCTGCCGCCGAGCTCGGTTATCGCATCAAGCTGCTGGGCGTTGCCCAGCGCACCGATACCGGCATCGAGCAACGCGTTCACCCGACCATGGTGCCGGTCGATTCGGTCATTGCCCAGGTCGACGGCGTCACCAATGCGGTGGCGATCGAATCCGACGTGCTCGGCGAACTGCTGATGGTCGGCCCCGGCGCCGGCGGCAATGCCACAGCCTCGTCTGTGCTCGGTGACATTGCCGATATCGCCAAAAGCCAGCCGGGCGCCCAGCGCGTGCCGGTGCTCGGCCATCCCGCAAAGGCGCTGGAACCCTACCGCAAGGCGCAGATGCAGAGCCACGAGGGCGGGTATTTCATCCGCCTGACCGTGCTCGACCGCACCGGCGTCTTTGCCAGCGTCGCAACCCGAATGGCCGAAAACAACATCTCGCTGGAATCGATCGTCCAACGCTCGAAGCAGCATCTGGCGCCGTCGCACCACCAGACGATCATTCTTGTCACCCATGCGACGATGGAAGAGTCGGTGCGCAAGGCCGTCGCCTCGATCAAGTCGGAAGGTTATCTCTTCGGCGAGCCGCAGGTGATTCGAATCGAGCGGCCGAAAGAGGACGGCTGA
- a CDS encoding DUF2778 domain-containing protein, with product MAFAVGTFDDVTPLGGSAFRLRGSRGFLYGVVGAGFLTSTWLIATLATMHSVAVPVSPPDRFTQVASAPKAKPATPHERLIHVGKADRLAAFDAKPQIPLTASLIQSHADKTAAAVTALAALTKHNRLVMAAEQPVVAAISDSAKFRKDDVITQAPVDVASAATEEHDGDRVIIPSKEAVAAAELPALLALADAGSRQIAPAPVEPSASPVRTAAIPASEPAPVAVAAADDAPPFDLVLTPDEDSVPLPMARPDGLIGKPAPVAKGSQRAGEPALAYAQPNSPIEDDKDDAVPRYDKPVFSPKLRAGVAIYDIENSTVYLPNGERLEAHSGLGKMRDNPRFVNKKMHGPTPPHTYALTMRESLFHGVEALRLTPLEGADAIYDRVGLLAHTYMLGKNGDSNGCVSFKDYRRFLAAYKRGDIKQLVVVPRLNNKPASTLASLFSSRS from the coding sequence ATGGCGTTTGCGGTCGGGACGTTCGATGACGTCACCCCTCTTGGCGGATCTGCCTTTCGTTTGCGCGGATCTCGCGGCTTTCTTTACGGCGTCGTCGGCGCCGGATTTCTGACCTCCACATGGTTGATCGCGACCTTGGCGACAATGCACTCGGTGGCCGTGCCCGTTTCTCCGCCCGACAGATTCACGCAGGTGGCATCCGCGCCGAAGGCCAAACCGGCGACGCCCCACGAACGGCTGATCCATGTCGGCAAGGCTGACCGGCTGGCCGCCTTCGATGCGAAGCCGCAGATCCCGCTGACGGCGAGCCTCATTCAATCCCACGCCGACAAGACTGCCGCCGCCGTAACGGCACTGGCGGCACTTACAAAACACAATCGGCTTGTCATGGCTGCCGAGCAGCCAGTCGTGGCGGCAATTTCGGACAGCGCCAAGTTCCGCAAGGATGATGTGATCACGCAGGCGCCGGTCGATGTCGCCTCGGCAGCGACGGAAGAACACGACGGCGACCGGGTCATCATTCCCTCGAAGGAGGCCGTTGCTGCTGCCGAACTCCCGGCCCTTCTGGCACTTGCCGATGCCGGATCCCGGCAGATCGCACCGGCTCCGGTCGAACCATCAGCATCTCCGGTCCGCACCGCCGCAATTCCCGCCTCGGAACCCGCACCGGTGGCCGTTGCCGCCGCCGACGACGCGCCGCCTTTCGATCTGGTGCTGACGCCCGACGAAGACTCCGTGCCGCTGCCGATGGCGCGTCCCGACGGCCTTATCGGCAAGCCGGCGCCGGTCGCCAAGGGTTCGCAGCGCGCCGGCGAACCTGCACTTGCCTACGCCCAGCCAAACTCGCCGATCGAGGACGACAAGGACGATGCAGTGCCACGCTACGACAAGCCGGTCTTCTCGCCGAAGCTGCGCGCCGGTGTGGCGATCTACGACATCGAGAACAGCACCGTCTATCTGCCGAACGGCGAGAGGCTGGAAGCCCATTCCGGTCTCGGCAAGATGCGCGACAACCCGCGTTTCGTGAATAAGAAGATGCACGGGCCGACGCCGCCGCACACCTATGCCCTCACCATGCGCGAGAGCCTTTTCCATGGTGTCGAGGCGCTGCGGCTGACCCCGCTCGAAGGCGCGGACGCCATCTATGACCGTGTCGGCCTGTTGGCCCACACCTACATGCTCGGCAAAAACGGTGATTCCAACGGCTGCGTCTCCTTCAAGGACTACCGCCGTTTCCTCGCCGCCTACAAGCGCGGTGACATCAAGCAGCTCGTGGTGGTGCCACGGCTGAACAACAAGCCCGCTTCGACGCTCGCCTCGCTGTTTTCATCGCGCAGCTAA